In the Desulfovermiculus halophilus DSM 18834 genome, ACGCTGTGTCGCCGTCTGTCGCCTGAATACTTTGCCTGGCTACGTTCCCGCATGGTCACCGCCCAAACCGCGCACAAGGCCGGAAAGCTCCCCGAGGATGCCTGGAATACGCTGCGGCAGCGATTCAACGCCATGCAGGAACTGTCCATCCGGGAGTTCGGCAAGGAACACTTGCAGGAGGTCCTGCAGTCCTTTTCCCCGAAGAACTACCAGCCACCCGCGCTTCGTCCCGAGTCCCAGAAGAAACCCGTCGAAGTTCCAAGAAAGGACTGGATTTATCCCGGGAACCAAGCTTGGAAATGTAAGCAGCCGGTGACTTCCCAGGCTGTCGCCAAGGTCGACGCCATCCGTGAGGAGGCCATGGCCAAGGGCTGGTCCGAGGCACGCCTCTTTCAGAACCAGGGCCGATTCCGGTTTCCCTGCGGCGAGGACTACGGCCTGGTCTGTTTCGTCGATGGCGATCAGGAGATTGGCGAGGTCACCGAGCGTTCTATCGAAATTATCCACGGGCCGAAGTCCGGGCGTCCCAGCACGCTGCGGTTCTACAACCCGGACGTGCCGCAGCCGTGGATGAAGAAAGTGGAGGATTGAGCCGTGAAGAAAAAGAAGCGCTACGCCAACGCCAAGGATGTCCTGCCCGAGGAACTCTTCAAGCAGATCCAGAAGCACTACACCGGAATTCTCTGGGTTCCTGCACCGAGCCGCTTCTACCAGGAACGCCGCGACCTAGTGCTTGCCCTTCATCTGCAGGGGATCAGCAGCCAGGAGATCTCCAACCTCGCCGGAGTGACTACCCGCCGCGTCAACCAGATCATCGCCGCCGAACGAAAAAAATGCCGGGAGCAGTTTTTCGCGCAAGCCCCGGAGGGGGTGAGGCGCATGGAAGCGCCGAACAAAACAGGAGCAGCCGAGGCCGCTCCCATCGTCGGGTCCGGAAGGATCAAAGGCGTTCGAGGGCTTCCTCGAGCTGACCGTCCACGAGGTGGGTGTAGATCTGGGTGGTGGACACGTCCCGGTGCCCCAAGGCCCGCTGCACCACGAGCAGGTCATTGGTCGCGCCGTAGAGGTGGGTGGCGAAGGTATGCCGCAGCCCGTGCGGCGTCAGTTCCTTTTCGATCCCGGCCTTCCGCAGCCAGTGGGCGAGCCGGTTGGCGATCTGACGCTGGCAGAGTCTGCTGTCCCGGTTCGACAGGAACAGGGCTTCCATTTCCGGGCGGCCGCGTCGACGGCGCTCGGCCAGGTAGCGGCGTAGCAATGTGCGGAGGTCAGTCTTGATGAACTTGACCTGCGGCACATTCCCCTTGGCCCACACACGCAGATGCTTGGCGTCAAGGTCGATGTCATCCATGTCGAGTGCGGCCAGCTCGCCAAGCCTGATCCCGGTGCCCAGCAGCACCTCGATCATGGCGCGGTCACGCAGCGCGGAGAAGTCGGTCCGCCCCTTGAGCTCCTTGAGTAGGCGTTTCTTTTCGACGGCGGTCAGGAACACCGGCAGATTTCTCGGCAACCGATGCATGCGGATGGACCGGGCCGGATTGTCATCGACCACGCCAGCCTCGACAGCCCAGGCGAAAAAGGCCCGCACCGCCGCCTTCATCCGATGGAGCGACGCCGCCGAGCGTGGGCCGCGCCCGCTCTCGGTGACCGCCCCGGCGGAGAACACCTTGTCGAGGAGCCCGGCCGTGACCGCCCGGCAGACGATACCCGGGGCCAGCTCCCCGGCCACGCGGGCCACCAGGGCGAGGTCCCGGCGGTATGCGGCTATGGTCGCCGGGGAGCGTCCTTCGGCCGACAGGCGGGCACAGAACGCCTCTATCGCGCCCGTCAGGTCGAGGTCAGCCGTTCGGTTGCTCATCGCTGGACTCCTTCACCCGGCTGTGGCCCATGGGTGTGCTCTTGGGCAGCGGCAGCTCCTCGATGCGCCCCGACTCCCTGGCCCAGACCATCATCATGCGGAACACCCGGACGGTCTTGGCGACGGTGCGTTCGGCTCGCTCCTTGCCATCGGGGAGTTTGAGCAGCAGGTCGGACTTGTAGAACTTGCCGACCTGGGGGAGCCGGATCTCGGCGAGCTGGCGATCCGCGCCGAAGAAGGCCTCCACTACATCGAGGTCCTTCCGGTAGGTGTAGAGGGTCCGCTCTTTCTTTCCGGATTCCCGCAGGTAGCCGATGAAAGCCTCGGCGGCTTGATGCACGGTGCATTCGGTCATGTCGATGTCTCCTTTGTCGGTGGCCCGGTGTGTTCAGGACAGGAACTCGTCCAGCTCCCGCAGCAGTTCCTCGACGTGGCCGAGGGAACCGACGCTCGCCCAGGTGATGTCCGGCTGCTTCGCGTCCGCTTCGAGCTTGCCGCGAATGCCCTCTATCAGCCGGGCGATGTTCTCCTGCTTTTCTCGGTACGCCTTGAGTGCCTGCTGGCGGTTTTTGTCGTAGGTCATGGCCTGCCTCCGGTTCCGGTTTTCGTGGATGCGGGACCATCCCGCGTCACATCCAATGACGCTTCTATTTCGTTGGAAATCAAGTGTTTGCAGAGATCTTTCTGCATGTGCCCCAAACCCATAAACCAAAGGAGATCAACATGTTGAAGAAGACCCTCGAATGGACCATCCCGCTGGCCCTGGCCGGGATCATGACCGGCTGCGCCACCTACCGGCCTCCGGCCCAGATCCAGTCGGCGGTGGCCACCGTCAACCGCCACACGCCCGAGTATGTGACCGAGGCCAACAAGGCGCTGCGCGAGGTCGGCCACCCGGACGCCGAGCGCCTGACCGGTGTCGGCCTGCGCCTGCAGACCGCCGTGGACACCCTTGACCAGTGGGCCAACGGCTCGAACTAGGAGGCAGGCCAATGAAAGAGATCCTTCAGGAAAACAGCGATGCCGTCCGCCAGGCCGGTGAGGCCCTGGTTGAAATCGGCACCGAACTGGCGGC is a window encoding:
- a CDS encoding tyrosine-type recombinase/integrase; its protein translation is MSNRTADLDLTGAIEAFCARLSAEGRSPATIAAYRRDLALVARVAGELAPGIVCRAVTAGLLDKVFSAGAVTESGRGPRSAASLHRMKAAVRAFFAWAVEAGVVDDNPARSIRMHRLPRNLPVFLTAVEKKRLLKELKGRTDFSALRDRAMIEVLLGTGIRLGELAALDMDDIDLDAKHLRVWAKGNVPQVKFIKTDLRTLLRRYLAERRRRGRPEMEALFLSNRDSRLCQRQIANRLAHWLRKAGIEKELTPHGLRHTFATHLYGATNDLLVVQRALGHRDVSTTQIYTHLVDGQLEEALERL